A genomic segment from Peribacillus sp. ACCC06369 encodes:
- a CDS encoding DNA-3-methyladenine glycosylase produces MNKINHSILPADFYQQPTLELAKSLLGCLIVKETADGTASGFIVETEAYMGPVDRAAHSFGNRRTKRTEVMFGNSGLIYTYVMHTHTLVNVVSGGPENPEAILIRAIEPYSGLELMHERRGNADIRKWTDGPGKLTKALGITMDDYGQSFTVPPLYISAGKQPEHISSGPRVGIDNSGEAKDYPWRFWVTGNPFISRKNLINKGGPKKPE; encoded by the coding sequence ATGAACAAGATAAACCATTCAATTTTACCTGCGGATTTTTATCAGCAGCCCACGCTTGAACTGGCAAAATCCCTTCTTGGCTGCCTGATTGTAAAAGAAACAGCGGATGGAACCGCTTCTGGATTCATTGTTGAAACAGAGGCCTATATGGGACCTGTGGACAGGGCCGCACATAGTTTTGGAAATAGAAGGACAAAACGGACGGAAGTGATGTTCGGAAATTCCGGTTTGATATATACATACGTCATGCACACACATACACTGGTCAATGTCGTAAGCGGCGGACCTGAAAATCCGGAGGCCATTTTAATCCGGGCGATTGAACCCTATTCAGGGCTCGAGTTAATGCATGAAAGACGCGGAAATGCCGATATACGAAAATGGACCGATGGACCAGGGAAGCTAACCAAGGCACTAGGCATCACCATGGATGATTATGGTCAATCTTTTACGGTTCCTCCGCTTTATATTTCTGCCGGAAAGCAGCCTGAACACATATCCAGCGGCCCCCGCGTCGGAATTGACAACTCCGGTGAAGCAAAAGATTATCCGTGGCGTTTTTGGGTTACCGGCAACCCGTTCATATCTCGCAAGAACCTAATTAATAAAGGGGGACCGAAAAAACCCGAGTGA
- a CDS encoding DUF1980 domain-containing protein, which produces MSRCNDSDEYSQHQFLQPDTSLYYGKDDYLTLMDHSLQSLVERDSLHLTDKNYLNDLEAIYYSPGKFSGKQITLTGFSYNSDELA; this is translated from the coding sequence ATTTCCCGGTGTAATGATTCGGATGAATATAGCCAGCATCAATTTCTGCAGCCGGATACAAGTCTTTATTATGGCAAGGATGACTATTTAACTCTAATGGATCATTCGCTCCAAAGCTTGGTTGAACGTGATAGTCTTCATTTAACCGATAAAAACTATCTTAATGATTTAGAAGCCATCTATTACTCTCCTGGAAAGTTCTCCGGCAAACAAATTACGTTAACCGGGTTTTCGTACAATTCAGATGAGCTAGCCTGA
- a CDS encoding C40 family peptidase: MNNSKNSFILAGTIIGTLIAGTSAYAGSYQVKSGDTLDKISKANHTTVQQLKSQNHLTSNLIFPGQVLKVNTLNTQTKNIDKTEKYVVKLGDTLSKIAKKYNLSLSALLKLNTNISNSDRIYIGQSIRVSGQAPASSSTAKNSQSNATYTVKSGDTLDKIARINNMTIQQLKSKNHLTSTLIFPGQVLKVNTLTSKPNNSKNTTEVYVVKLGDSLSTIAKRYNLSLSALLKINPNISNSNRIRIGQSIRVSGKASASAIKKPSKATKADQVLAAGAKYMGAKYVYGASTSRTDVFDCSSFTLRAFQSAGVSLPRNSVAQSHVGTTVSSKSLQKGDLVFFDTNNDGVINHVGIYAGNGQMLNASTSKGVSYANINNSYWGPSFVKAVRVLN; encoded by the coding sequence ATGAACAATTCGAAAAACTCTTTCATTCTTGCAGGAACTATTATAGGTACCCTTATCGCCGGCACCTCTGCTTATGCTGGTTCTTATCAAGTTAAATCAGGGGACACCCTTGATAAAATCTCTAAAGCTAATCATACAACTGTGCAACAATTAAAATCTCAAAACCATTTGACTAGTAACCTTATTTTTCCCGGCCAAGTCTTGAAGGTTAATACCCTTAATACCCAGACTAAAAATATAGATAAAACCGAAAAATATGTGGTTAAACTCGGGGATACTTTATCCAAAATTGCAAAAAAATATAACCTTTCCCTTAGTGCCCTGCTAAAGTTAAACACTAATATTTCTAATTCGGATCGCATTTATATTGGCCAATCCATCCGGGTTTCCGGACAAGCACCTGCATCCAGCTCTACGGCTAAAAACAGTCAATCTAATGCTACATATACAGTCAAATCCGGGGACACCCTGGACAAAATTGCCAGAATCAATAATATGACTATCCAACAATTAAAGTCTAAAAACCATTTGACTAGTACTCTTATTTTTCCCGGCCAAGTCTTGAAGGTTAATACCCTTACCAGCAAACCGAATAATAGTAAAAATACAACAGAAGTTTATGTGGTTAAATTAGGGGATTCCTTATCAACAATTGCTAAAAGATATAACCTTTCCCTTAGTGCATTACTTAAAATAAACCCTAATATTTCTAATTCAAATCGTATTCGAATAGGCCAATCCATCCGTGTTTCTGGGAAAGCCTCGGCATCTGCAATTAAAAAACCGTCCAAAGCGACCAAAGCGGACCAAGTTTTGGCAGCTGGCGCTAAATACATGGGAGCCAAGTATGTTTACGGTGCAAGCACTTCACGCACTGACGTATTTGATTGCTCTTCATTCACATTAAGGGCATTCCAAAGTGCAGGTGTTTCCTTACCTCGAAATTCAGTGGCACAATCACACGTTGGTACAACTGTATCTTCGAAATCCCTCCAAAAAGGGGATTTAGTATTTTTTGATACCAATAATGATGGTGTAATCAATCATGTGGGAATTTATGCCGGTAATGGTCAGATGCTGAATGCTTCCACATCTAAAGGTGTGTCCTACGCTAACATTAACAATTCTTACTGGGGACCTAGCTTTGTAAAGGCAGTCCGAGTTCTTAACTAA